The Thomasclavelia ramosa DSM 1402 genome includes a region encoding these proteins:
- a CDS encoding YdcF family protein, translated as MEKNCKLFDYILLFLALLSLFYFIIVVTNSRFINAYILYPIFTALLMCYAVYELHFRKSILSSLPKILNYSIKGIIIISVIVFIIIEGLIIHEVNNKYNKRSDFLIVLGARLYGDKPAPLLRYRLDAAVEYHQKFPDVPIIVSGGQGHGENITEAKAMKDYLINKGIDESLIIEENKSTNTNENIIYSKKIIETSPTEDYEVVIITNGFHCYRSKLLANKHGLEAHTYAARENLDTAPHYYLREFFGCLKDMILS; from the coding sequence ATGGAAAAGAATTGTAAATTATTTGACTATATACTACTATTTCTTGCCTTGCTATCATTATTCTACTTCATTATAGTTGTCACTAATTCTCGGTTTATCAATGCCTATATACTTTATCCGATTTTTACAGCATTATTAATGTGTTATGCTGTATATGAGTTACATTTTAGAAAAAGTATTCTATCCTCATTACCTAAAATTCTTAATTATTCAATTAAAGGAATTATTATTATTAGTGTAATTGTATTTATAATTATCGAGGGTTTAATTATACATGAGGTTAATAATAAGTATAACAAACGCAGTGATTTCCTCATTGTTCTTGGTGCTCGTTTATACGGCGACAAACCTGCACCACTATTACGTTATCGATTAGATGCAGCTGTTGAATATCATCAAAAATTTCCTGATGTCCCAATTATTGTAAGCGGAGGACAAGGCCACGGCGAGAACATCACAGAAGCAAAAGCTATGAAAGACTATTTAATCAACAAAGGAATAGATGAATCATTGATTATCGAAGAAAATAAAAGTACTAATACAAATGAAAATATTATCTATAGTAAAAAAATTATTGAAACATCGCCTACTGAAGACTATGAAGTAGTTATAATAACTAATGGTTTTCATTGCTACCGAAGTAAACTATTAGCAAATAAACACGGTTTAGAAGCTCATACATATGCAGCTAGAGAAAATTTAGATACTGCTCCACACTATTATTTAAGAGAATTTTTTGGATGTTTGAAAGATATGATATTATCTTAA
- a CDS encoding glycoside hydrolase family 1 protein — MRRFPNDFLWGGATAANQLEGAYNEGGKGLSTADMVKFVPREISCGKNTETVTYEEAIEIMNGKHDNEYYPKRWGIDFYHHYKEDIALMAEMGFRCFRMSINWTRIFPNGEEQEPNEEGLRFYDNVFDECLKYGIEPLVTLSHYETPLQLALKYNGWENRKMIEFFVHYAVTVFKRYRNKVKYWIPFNEINMSLHLPYTGGAIFIEKSQNELETIFQALHHQFIASALVTKKAREINPNFQIGSMLGMSLYYPKTNNPEDILAAQWANRVNYFFLDLLSKGEYPEYAFSYMKKKNIELKMMEEDLSLLRENTVDFNSFSYYYSLCTSAHPENEEGLIAFVPENEVIDEFHPRKVRNENLEVTDWGFQIDPIGLRVAINEVWDRYHKAIIVSENGLGTYDTLTIDKKIHDDYRIKYLKEHIQQMKICIDEGVKVIGYTSWGCIDIVSAGTSERSKRYGYIYVDSDDYGHGSMKRYKKDSFYWYQKVIKTNGEDLG, encoded by the coding sequence ATGAGACGATTTCCTAATGATTTTTTATGGGGTGGTGCAACAGCTGCTAATCAATTAGAGGGAGCGTATAATGAAGGTGGTAAGGGATTGAGTACAGCCGATATGGTAAAGTTTGTTCCTAGAGAAATAAGCTGTGGCAAAAATACAGAAACTGTTACTTATGAAGAAGCAATAGAAATAATGAATGGAAAGCACGATAATGAATATTATCCCAAAAGATGGGGGATTGATTTTTATCATCATTATAAAGAAGATATTGCTTTAATGGCAGAAATGGGATTTAGATGCTTCCGTATGTCAATCAATTGGACAAGAATATTTCCAAACGGGGAAGAACAAGAGCCAAATGAAGAGGGATTAAGGTTTTATGATAATGTGTTTGATGAATGTTTAAAATATGGGATTGAGCCGCTAGTTACATTGTCGCATTATGAAACCCCTCTTCAGCTTGCTTTAAAGTATAATGGATGGGAAAATAGGAAAATGATTGAATTCTTTGTTCATTATGCGGTAACAGTTTTCAAACGCTATCGAAATAAAGTAAAATATTGGATACCTTTTAATGAAATCAATATGTCTTTGCATTTACCTTATACAGGCGGTGCTATTTTCATTGAAAAATCACAAAATGAATTAGAAACTATTTTTCAAGCTTTGCATCATCAATTTATTGCTAGTGCGTTAGTAACAAAAAAAGCACGGGAAATTAATCCTAATTTTCAAATAGGATCAATGTTAGGTATGTCTTTATATTATCCAAAGACAAATAATCCAGAGGATATTTTGGCTGCTCAATGGGCAAATCGTGTAAATTATTTTTTCTTAGATTTATTATCAAAAGGTGAATATCCTGAATATGCATTTTCTTATATGAAGAAAAAAAATATTGAATTGAAGATGATGGAAGAAGACTTATCGCTGCTTAGAGAGAACACAGTCGATTTTAATTCTTTTAGCTATTATTATTCTTTATGTACGTCTGCACATCCTGAAAATGAAGAAGGGCTGATTGCTTTTGTTCCTGAAAATGAAGTTATTGATGAATTTCATCCAAGAAAAGTTCGTAATGAAAATTTAGAAGTTACAGATTGGGGCTTCCAAATTGATCCAATTGGACTAAGGGTGGCTATTAATGAGGTATGGGATCGCTATCATAAAGCTATTATTGTTTCAGAAAATGGCTTAGGCACATATGATACTCTGACAATAGATAAGAAAATCCATGATGATTATCGTATTAAATATCTAAAAGAACATATTCAGCAAATGAAGATTTGTATAGATGAAGGAGTTAAAGTTATTGGGTATACGTCATGGGGATGTATTGATATTGTCAGTGCAGGGACTTCTGAGCGCAGTAAACGATATGGATATATTTATGTTGATAGTGACGATTACGGTCATGGGAGCATGAAAAGATATAAAAAAGATTCTTTCTATTGGTATCAAAAAGTTATCAAAACTAATGGAGAAGATCTTGGTTAG
- a CDS encoding aldo/keto reductase, translating to MEAIRNAYQEGCTFFDTAETYGKEMFEAGHNEHLVGKAVEPFRKDITLATKLYLNTQEVENNGLEKVIREHLKKSMKNLKTDYIDLYYLHRINRDIPIEDVALVMGKLIQEKQIRGWGLSQVTKETIQKAHELTPVTAVQNLYSLLERDCEDDVFPYCLDNQIGVVAFSPIASGLLSGKVTSETKFEGDDVRKFLPQLTQENIVKNQPIIDILHQFAKEKEATPAQISLAWMLHKYPNVVPIPGSKNKDRIIENLQASSITLSNEEFKKLEKALAQHQVFGHRGHNESENSDFSKKWKINKRY from the coding sequence ATTGAAGCAATAAGAAATGCATATCAAGAAGGTTGTACTTTTTTTGATACCGCTGAAACTTATGGTAAAGAAATGTTTGAAGCAGGGCATAACGAACATCTTGTAGGAAAAGCAGTTGAGCCTTTTAGAAAAGATATAACTCTTGCAACAAAATTATATCTAAATACCCAAGAAGTTGAAAATAATGGATTAGAGAAAGTTATTCGAGAGCACTTAAAAAAATCAATGAAAAATTTAAAAACAGATTATATCGATCTTTATTATTTACATAGAATAAATCGCGATATTCCTATTGAAGATGTTGCATTAGTGATGGGAAAGTTAATTCAAGAAAAGCAAATTAGAGGATGGGGCCTTTCACAAGTTACAAAAGAAACGATACAAAAAGCCCATGAACTCACACCAGTTACAGCAGTACAAAATTTATATTCATTATTAGAAAGAGACTGTGAAGACGATGTTTTTCCATATTGTCTAGATAATCAGATTGGTGTTGTCGCCTTCTCTCCAATTGCAAGTGGACTACTATCAGGAAAAGTAACTTCAGAAACAAAATTTGAGGGTGATGATGTAAGAAAGTTTCTTCCACAGCTTACACAAGAAAACATTGTTAAAAATCAACCTATTATAGATATACTTCATCAGTTTGCAAAAGAGAAAGAAGCAACACCAGCTCAAATTTCATTAGCATGGATGTTGCATAAATATCCTAATGTTGTACCTATTCCTGGTTCAAAAAACAAAGATAGAATCATAGAAAATCTACAGGCTTCTTCTATAACTTTGAGCAACGAAGAATTTAAAAAACTAGAAAAAGCATTAGCTCAACATCAAGTCTTTGGACATAGAGGACATAATGAATCTGAAAATTCAGATTTTTCAAAAAAATGGAAAATAAATAAAAGATATTAA
- a CDS encoding LysR family transcriptional regulator — MAKNQTMTKAAQQLHISQPALSIGLKKLEED, encoded by the coding sequence ATTGCAAAAAATCAGACTATGACAAAAGCTGCACAACAGCTTCACATATCACAGCCAGCCTTAAGTATTGGATTAAAAAAGTTAGAGGAAGATTAA
- a CDS encoding glycoside hydrolase family 16 protein codes for MKSKFFKSALALTSALSLLGINMFSAVAKNLDTTGLETEYEMLELERTKPGTNLIKNGGFETNKGQYWSTTGDGQITDYPGAAHNSKVCGLLPSFSKNASVYQTLSLEKNKEYKVTAKVLSADAAAQAIVAIKTPNVENLNPAIEQAITFNEAWQYQDLTFTFNSGENSEVALAFIKWTESTENATYKSQIYIDDVTLSQIGTETTPNDEKYEVIWKDEFDGTGAIDNNGLDNSKWGYELGCIRGVEQQHYTKDKENVHVDDGKLVLEVTDRAKESQYKNPRGDRQVIYNSGSVRTHGKQDFLFGRIEVLAKLPEGQATFPAFWTLGSDFTLDGSINGDQGDGWPLSGEIDIMESIGDPNFVYETLHYSDTNKPGYTPGADNGKYAGNGKGSKITTPGVVIDGETYHVFGINWSEGKMEWYIDDQIVRSVDYSDDPAAKAALDRPQYIQLNFATGGNWPGDAGSNLAGQTFKVEYAYYAQNQEQKAAAEKYYANTAALNVKDLSMVEGVVPDLLNEATLTAGSELVDLSEYTIDYSIDNEHMFTTNPDLNDNSQSNDQNQTKVECLIDGAASKEKIAKLAPGEYNIHYSAMHDSKPSVRKTAKLTVVEKPLLPSDMDLEGVIGNKLESIALPEGWGWVNPNMVIDTHTGEYEIIYTKVDFSNPVKVTVRATEKADVDTIAPTEKPSKDNTSVKTGDNALVATFAMLGTISLAGITLLKKKN; via the coding sequence ATGAAGTCAAAGTTTTTTAAAAGTGCATTAGCACTAACCTCGGCTCTAAGTCTTTTAGGAATAAATATGTTTTCAGCCGTAGCTAAAAATCTTGATACTACAGGTTTAGAAACAGAGTATGAAATGTTAGAACTTGAAAGAACTAAACCCGGAACAAATTTAATTAAGAATGGTGGATTTGAAACTAATAAAGGTCAATACTGGAGTACAACAGGTGATGGTCAAATTACTGATTACCCAGGTGCGGCTCATAACAGTAAAGTTTGCGGGTTATTACCATCATTCAGTAAAAATGCATCAGTATATCAAACATTATCATTAGAGAAGAACAAAGAATATAAAGTAACAGCCAAAGTTTTAAGTGCTGATGCTGCTGCACAAGCAATTGTTGCTATTAAAACACCAAATGTAGAGAATTTAAATCCTGCTATAGAACAAGCAATTACATTTAATGAAGCTTGGCAATATCAAGATTTAACATTTACATTTAATAGTGGAGAAAATAGTGAAGTAGCATTAGCTTTTATTAAATGGACAGAATCAACTGAGAATGCTACATATAAATCACAAATCTATATTGACGATGTAACATTGAGTCAAATAGGTACTGAGACTACTCCAAATGATGAAAAATATGAAGTAATTTGGAAAGATGAGTTCGATGGAACAGGTGCTATTGATAACAATGGATTAGATAACTCTAAATGGGGTTATGAATTAGGGTGTATTCGTGGTGTTGAACAACAACACTATACTAAAGATAAAGAAAACGTACATGTTGATGACGGAAAACTTGTCTTAGAGGTGACAGATCGTGCTAAGGAGTCACAATATAAAAATCCACGTGGAGATCGTCAAGTTATTTATAATTCTGGAAGCGTTAGAACACATGGCAAACAAGATTTTTTATTTGGGCGTATTGAAGTATTAGCAAAATTACCAGAAGGACAAGCAACTTTCCCAGCATTCTGGACATTAGGGTCCGATTTTACGTTAGATGGATCTATTAACGGTGACCAAGGAGATGGTTGGCCTTTATCAGGAGAAATTGATATCATGGAATCGATCGGTGATCCTAATTTTGTTTATGAAACGTTACATTACAGCGATACCAATAAACCAGGATATACACCGGGAGCAGATAATGGTAAATATGCAGGGAACGGCAAAGGGTCAAAAATTACTACACCAGGTGTTGTGATCGATGGTGAAACGTACCATGTATTTGGTATTAACTGGTCTGAAGGTAAAATGGAATGGTATATTGATGACCAAATTGTAAGAAGTGTTGATTATAGTGATGATCCTGCTGCCAAAGCAGCATTAGACCGCCCTCAATATATTCAATTAAACTTTGCTACTGGTGGAAACTGGCCAGGAGATGCAGGTTCAAACTTAGCAGGACAAACATTTAAAGTTGAATATGCATACTATGCACAAAATCAAGAGCAAAAAGCAGCGGCAGAAAAATACTATGCTAATACTGCAGCTCTCAATGTAAAAGATTTATCAATGGTAGAAGGTGTTGTACCAGATTTATTAAATGAAGCAACATTAACAGCAGGCAGTGAATTAGTAGACTTATCAGAGTATACAATTGATTACTCAATAGATAATGAACATATGTTTACTACAAACCCTGACTTAAACGATAACTCTCAAAGCAATGATCAAAATCAAACTAAGGTAGAATGCTTAATAGATGGCGCAGCTAGTAAAGAAAAAATTGCTAAACTGGCACCAGGTGAATACAATATTCATTATTCCGCAATGCATGATAGTAAACCATCAGTACGTAAAACAGCAAAGCTAACAGTAGTTGAAAAACCACTATTACCTAGTGATATGGATTTAGAAGGTGTTATTGGTAATAAATTAGAATCAATTGCATTACCTGAAGGATGGGGATGGGTAAACCCAAATATGGTAATTGATACTCATACTGGAGAATATGAAATTATTTATACTAAAGTAGACTTTTCTAATCCAGTAAAAGTAACAGTTAGAGCAACTGAAAAAGCAGATGTTGATACTATTGCACCAACAGAAAAACCATCTAAAGATAATACTTCTGTTAAAACGGGTGATAATGCGCTTGTTGCTACTTTCGCAATGTTAGGAACAATCTCTTTAGCAGGAATTACTCTACTAAAGAAGAAAAACTAA
- a CDS encoding N-terminal phage integrase SAM-like domain-containing protein, which yields MTLNELFDIYIEDVDMINQVTTTDSIKYRYKSHLKPVFGNIELEAIDPKSIKKFQKDMVEGVYGSRSGDVFSVSYINLIVELLKRLIKYSVLMNCFTPTVEQS from the coding sequence ATGACTTTAAATGAATTATTTGACATATATATCGAAGATGTCGATATGATCAATCAGGTTACGACTACAGATTCTATTAAATATCGTTATAAATCTCATTTGAAACCTGTATTTGGAAATATAGAATTAGAAGCTATTGATCCAAAGTCCATTAAGAAGTTTCAAAAGGATATGGTTGAAGGTGTCTATGGAAGTAGAAGTGGTGATGTATTTTCGGTGTCATATATTAATTTAATTGTAGAACTGCTTAAACGATTGATTAAATATAGTGTTTTAATGAATTGCTTTACACCGACAGTTGAGCAGTCATGA
- the tnpA gene encoding IS200/IS605 family transposase codes for MNKQYSDDLHSLSHTKWSCKYHIVFAPKYRRRAFYEARRVEVGAILRQLCEWKGVNIIEAEVCIDHVHMLVEIPPKYSVSGFMGFLKGKSSQMIYERWANTRYKYRHREFWCRGYYVDTVGKNTKRIKNYIANQLKEDQESEQLTLDLEDPFKKGKGKN; via the coding sequence ATGAATAAACAGTATTCAGATGACTTACATAGTTTATCACACACAAAATGGAGTTGCAAATATCATATTGTATTTGCACCAAAATATAGAAGAAGAGCATTTTATGAAGCAAGAAGGGTAGAGGTAGGAGCAATACTAAGACAATTATGTGAATGGAAAGGCGTAAATATAATAGAAGCGGAAGTATGCATAGATCATGTACATATGTTAGTAGAAATACCGCCCAAATATAGTGTTTCAGGGTTTATGGGGTTTTTAAAGGGAAAGAGCAGTCAAATGATATATGAAAGATGGGCAAATACAAGATATAAGTACAGACATAGAGAGTTCTGGTGTCGAGGATATTATGTAGATACAGTAGGAAAGAATACGAAAAGAATAAAAAATTATATAGCGAATCAATTAAAAGAAGATCAGGAAAGTGAACAGCTGACACTGGATTTGGAAGACCCGTTTAAAAAAGGAAAAGGGAAAAACTAA
- a CDS encoding tyrosine-type recombinase/integrase yields MKYCLIITLIRRLNIVVTLIIILSLVIQKCCRILLLIVFFIKYKELSNVSNMNLHGFRHSHATMMLEITNDVYNVSKRLGHENIEITDTYLHVNNKIQREMAQKIEDVIKSEEKNKIEDYLYDLKVSLKMQMTKGSYSKKDIRKLKKIYDYIAEL; encoded by the coding sequence ATGAAATACTGCTTAATTATTACCTTAATAAGAAGACTGAATATAGTTGTAACATTAATCATCATTTTGTCTTTGGTGATACAAAAATGCTGTCGTATTCTACTCTTGATCGTTTTTTTTATTAAATATAAAGAGTTATCCAATGTTTCTAATATGAATCTGCACGGTTTTAGACACTCTCATGCTACCATGATGTTGGAAATAACCAATGATGTCTACAACGTTTCAAAACGTCTTGGGCATGAAAATATAGAAATTACGGATACGTATTTACATGTGAATAATAAAATTCAGAGAGAAATGGCTCAAAAAATTGAAGATGTTATTAAAAGTGAAGAAAAAAATAAAATTGAGGACTATTTATATGATCTAAAGGTGAGTTTAAAAATGCAGATGACTAAAGGCAGTTACAGTAAAAAAGATATTAGAAAATTGAAAAAAATATATGATTATATTGCAGAACTGTAA
- a CDS encoding PTS sugar transporter subunit IIC yields the protein MQALNSFFERYFMPFATKLNSIKGLIAIRDAFVQIFPLTFVGSIVVCINVVLLSSSGFIGQFLVKIIPDLDDFQAVLSPVSNGTINLMAVFIVFLIARNMAKQYEVDGLKAGLTALASFFVLYPPKVDGMLTESYLGANGIFVAIITGLLVGYGFSKLTKIDKLQIKMPDQVPPEVSKSFMIAIPTAIIIILTSVIAYCISLIEPQGLNALVYAILQAPIQSLGATPFTPMILIFMAMILWSVGIHGTFTVSPIYITLYASMNIANISYAAQAGTTAGSPYPYTWFALFENYGCIGGTGNTLALIVAILILSRKKGWKRADYTKTAKIGLIPGLFCINEPIIFGLPIVLNPILVIPFILSPIVSMGLGALMISTGLVLPGTLDVGWTTPQPIKAFLSASGSWETAISVCFVFIICVLIYLPFVALANKQQTNQ from the coding sequence ATGCAAGCTTTAAATAGTTTTTTTGAAAGATATTTTATGCCCTTTGCAACAAAGCTTAATAGTATTAAAGGGCTTATTGCTATTCGGGATGCTTTTGTTCAAATATTCCCTCTTACATTTGTAGGATCAATTGTTGTTTGTATTAATGTTGTTTTATTAAGTTCATCAGGATTTATTGGTCAATTTCTTGTTAAAATAATTCCTGATTTAGATGATTTTCAAGCAGTTTTATCTCCTGTAAGTAACGGAACAATTAATCTCATGGCTGTTTTTATTGTTTTCTTAATTGCAAGAAATATGGCAAAACAGTATGAAGTAGATGGATTAAAAGCTGGATTAACTGCTTTAGCTTCATTCTTTGTATTATATCCACCTAAGGTTGATGGAATGTTAACGGAATCTTATCTAGGGGCAAATGGAATTTTTGTTGCTATAATTACAGGGTTACTAGTTGGATATGGTTTTAGTAAGTTAACAAAGATCGATAAACTTCAAATTAAGATGCCGGATCAGGTTCCACCTGAAGTATCAAAATCATTTATGATTGCTATTCCTACCGCAATCATCATTATTTTAACCTCTGTTATTGCTTATTGTATTTCGCTGATAGAGCCTCAAGGATTAAATGCTTTAGTTTATGCGATTTTACAAGCCCCTATTCAGTCTTTAGGAGCTACACCGTTTACACCTATGATTCTTATTTTTATGGCAATGATCTTATGGTCAGTAGGAATTCATGGAACCTTTACTGTTTCTCCGATTTATATTACTTTATATGCTTCTATGAATATTGCTAATATTTCTTATGCAGCACAGGCAGGAACAACTGCGGGCTCTCCGTATCCATATACATGGTTTGCCTTGTTTGAAAACTATGGATGTATTGGTGGGACGGGTAATACATTAGCGTTGATTGTTGCTATTTTGATTCTTTCGCGAAAGAAGGGATGGAAAAGAGCTGATTATACAAAAACTGCAAAGATTGGTCTTATTCCAGGATTATTTTGTATCAATGAACCTATTATCTTTGGTTTGCCAATCGTATTAAATCCAATCCTTGTAATTCCGTTTATCTTAAGTCCAATTGTTTCAATGGGTCTAGGCGCATTGATGATTTCTACAGGACTTGTTTTGCCTGGAACATTAGATGTTGGATGGACAACACCACAGCCTATTAAAGCGTTTTTATCAGCTTCAGGTTCGTGGGAGACTGCTATTTCAGTTTGTTTTGTATTTATAATTTGTGTTTTGATTTATTTACCATTTGTTGCCTTGGCGAATAAACAACAGACTAATCAATAG
- a CDS encoding MurR/RpiR family transcriptional regulator: MMVDKLNDVLNHVETYTTMYVFCSYTKSHIHDIADMTIEEVAKACHTSKGQISKCAKNLGFTSYLEFKDACIDYIHSFQDKPSFFSKECDLPQNTKMFAQSMSKTITYVGEKINYSHLNHLINDILRSKKVYLYAQGDNRSLCNVIQVELSTLYIPVVICDADFIKSYQFKEEHLLIILSTNGTIFQLNKRIISRLVHAEVNTWLITCNCDIEFSKNKLIVPSCKAKYNKYAIRHVIDIVIAAMRFVQQL, from the coding sequence ATGATGGTTGATAAATTAAATGATGTTCTTAATCATGTTGAAACATATACTACGATGTATGTGTTTTGTTCTTATACCAAATCCCATATTCATGATATCGCGGATATGACTATCGAAGAGGTCGCAAAAGCTTGCCATACCTCTAAAGGACAGATTTCAAAATGTGCTAAAAATCTTGGCTTTACTTCTTATTTAGAGTTTAAAGACGCTTGTATTGATTATATACATTCTTTTCAAGATAAACCGTCATTCTTTTCAAAAGAATGTGATCTTCCTCAAAATACAAAAATGTTTGCTCAGTCTATGTCAAAAACAATTACATATGTAGGGGAGAAGATTAATTATTCACATCTTAATCATCTGATTAACGATATTTTAAGAAGTAAAAAGGTTTATCTATATGCTCAAGGAGATAATCGCTCTCTCTGTAATGTTATTCAAGTAGAATTAAGTACTCTATATATTCCGGTTGTAATTTGTGATGCAGATTTCATAAAATCATATCAGTTTAAAGAAGAGCATCTTTTGATTATTTTAAGTACTAATGGGACTATTTTTCAGCTGAACAAAAGAATCATTTCACGTTTAGTTCATGCAGAAGTTAATACTTGGCTAATTACTTGCAACTGTGATATTGAGTTTTCTAAAAATAAGCTTATAGTTCCTTCGTGTAAAGCAAAATATAATAAATATGCAATTAGGCATGTGATAGATATTGTGATTGCAGCAATGCGCTTTGTTCAGCAGTTATAA